The genomic DNA TCCTTCTCTCCAGAGGACTCTCACCTCCTATCATCAGCCAGTTAGCCTGGCGCTCCCACCGCCGAATTCGGCGACGTGGTCGCGGCCGGCGTGCTCGCCTGCGGCCATCCGGACGAGGCCGACGGGGCGGACGGGGCGGAGCGCGACCGATGACCGATCCCGCACCCGCGGTACAGGCCGGCGGGAGCGATCCGGCGATGCGCATGAGCGGGCCGGTGATTGTCCCCGAGCACGGCCTTGCCCGGCAGGGGGCGGACGGCAACCATGCAGGCCCACCCGCCGCTCCCTCGCGCCTGCCGCCGCGGTTCCGCGGGCGCGTGTCGCGGGTACTGATTCCGGCGCAGGCGCTGCAGCGGCGCATCACCGACATGGCGCGCGAGTTGGCCAGCCACCATCCGCCCGACGGCGAGCTGGTCATAACCCCGGTGCTCAACGGGGCGTTCATGTTCGCGGCCGACCTCGCCCGCGCCCTCGGCGCCGTCAGCACACTCGACGTGCGTTTCGAATTCGCCAAGACCAGCACCTACGGCGAATCGCTCGGCGCCGACGGCGACCAGCGCCGCGTGCAGATCGACCTGCAACCCGCCGACGTGGTTGGCCGCTCCATGCTGCTCGTGGACGACATCCTGGATCACGGCTTTACGCTGTGCGCGTTGCGTGACCGGATGGCCGCGTGGGGAGTGCGCAACGTGCAGGTGTGCGTCCTGCTGGACAAGCAGCTCGGCGACCCGTCGCCGGAAACGCTGGCGCAGCGAGCCAAGGCCGCGCCGGACCTGGTCGGGTTCCGCATCCCGGACGTGTGGGTGGCCGGCTACGGCCTCGACGCCGGCGGCGCGCTGCGCCAACTGCCGAGCATCGTTGCCGTCGATCCCGACGGCTGACGCCGCCGGTGTGCGCGCGCCCCGCGCGCACACCGAGGGCACCCGCGGCCGCGGCGACCGCCTTTCCGTTGCCTAAACGCGCGGCAAGAGACTACCGTAAGGGCAACACCATCATGTCACGAACACCTGCGATCGCACTCACGCCCGGCGCCGAGTTGCACGGCTTCGTGGTGCACGGCGCCACCGAGGTGCCGGAGGTCCGCTCCGTCGCCTACCTGCTCGAACATCCCGGCAGCGGCGCCCGGTTGCTGCACCTGCACACCGACGATCCCGAGAACCTGTTCTCGGTTACCTTTCCGACCCCCTCGTCCGACGACACCGGCGTGCCGCATATCCTCGAGCACTGCGTGTTGGCCGGCTCGCGCCGCTTCCCGGTGCGCGAACCGTTCTTCGAGATGATCAAGATGAGCATGGCCACCTTCATCAACGCGATGACCGGCGAGGACGCCACCTACTATCCGGTGGCGAGCAACGTGCCCAAGGACCTGTTCAACCTGGCCGAGGTGTACTTCGACGCGGTCTTTCACCCGCTGCTGACCGAGCAGACCTTCCGCCGCGAAGGCCACCACCTGGCGCCGGCCGACGACCACGGCAACGGCGCTGGCGCCGGCAACGGCGGCGCGAGCGGCGGCAGCA from Spirochaetaceae bacterium includes the following:
- a CDS encoding phosphoribosyltransferase family protein; the protein is MTDPAPAVQAGGSDPAMRMSGPVIVPEHGLARQGADGNHAGPPAAPSRLPPRFRGRVSRVLIPAQALQRRITDMARELASHHPPDGELVITPVLNGAFMFAADLARALGAVSTLDVRFEFAKTSTYGESLGADGDQRRVQIDLQPADVVGRSMLLVDDILDHGFTLCALRDRMAAWGVRNVQVCVLLDKQLGDPSPETLAQRAKAAPDLVGFRIPDVWVAGYGLDAGGALRQLPSIVAVDPDG